CGCGTCGCCGACATCGCCGGCGTCGACCTGGAAGCGGCGAAGGCACTGCCGCCCTTGCCCGGCAAGCCGGCGCCGCATACCGACCGGGCCACGACGCAGTACCAAGGTGGGGCGGCCGAGGAGGCCGCCTCAAGGCGTGACCCCGCGACTGCCAAGTGATGCCGGCGAACACGAGGCCGGGTGCACTCCCGCGCGGCTTGGAAGGGCTTGGTCATGAACGGCGGCGCTGACGGCGAGGGGACCCCGGCGCGTCCCGAACTCGACGCCGACACCCTGGCCTTTGCCCACCGAGTGCTGGACTTTGCTCGCCGCGGCGACGTGGCGGAGCTGGCGCCGCTGCTGGCGCAGGGCCTGCCGCCCAACCTGCGCAATCACAAGGGTGACAGCCTGTTGATGCTGGCCAGCTACCACGGCCATGCCGCGGCGGCGCGCCTGCTGTTGCAACATGGCGCCGATCCGGAGCTGCGCAATGACCAGGGGCAGAGTCCGCTGGACGGCGCAGCGTACAAGGGGGACACGCCGATCGTGCAACTGCTGCTCGATGGTGGCGCCAACCCGGCTGGCGCATCGATGGACGGCAGAACTCCCTTGATGTTTGCCGCCATGTTCAACCGCCTCGACGTGATGGAGCTGCTGCTGGCCCGTGGCGCCGATCCCGCGGC
This genomic stretch from Eleftheria terrae harbors:
- a CDS encoding ankyrin repeat domain-containing protein — its product is MNGGADGEGTPARPELDADTLAFAHRVLDFARRGDVAELAPLLAQGLPPNLRNHKGDSLLMLASYHGHAAAARLLLQHGADPELRNDQGQSPLDGAAYKGDTPIVQLLLDGGANPAGASMDGRTPLMFAAMFNRLDVMELLLARGADPAARDGQGLTARDMALRMGASEAASRLEAL